The following coding sequences are from one Gammaproteobacteria bacterium window:
- a CDS encoding transposase: MQYINRSYRRTDTWWDSRYNPKLCKRITCWPVSVTSNSTRAAMVDDPAHYRWSSYRNNALVETDPRLTCHPLYQSLASSDNRALFRTEPDQIAVDDIRLALNQNQPVGNERFLARIERMTGIRREAGRAAGHGWSRVLKVPQWRELGL; this comes from the coding sequence GTGCAGTACATCAACCGTAGCTACCGGCGTACCGACACTTGGTGGGACAGCCGCTACAATCCCAAGCTGTGCAAGCGAATTACCTGCTGGCCTGTCAGCGTTACATCGAACTCAACCCGGGCCGCGATGGTGGACGATCCGGCCCACTATCGCTGGAGTAGTTACCGGAATAATGCGCTGGTAGAAACGGATCCTCGGCTCACATGTCACCCACTGTATCAATCGCTTGCCAGCAGCGATAATCGTGCCCTCTTTCGAACAGAGCCGGATCAAATAGCTGTCGATGACATCCGCCTGGCACTGAACCAGAATCAGCCCGTTGGCAACGAGCGATTTCTCGCCAGGATTGAGAGAATGACGGGCATCCGTCGCGAGGCCGGTCGTGCGGCAGGCCACGGCTGGAGCCGGGTGCTAAAAGTACCGCAATGGAGGGAGCTGGGGCTGTGA